The proteins below come from a single Crossiella sp. CA-258035 genomic window:
- a CDS encoding dihydrofolate reductase family protein: MRKLVVGCLVSVDGVHGEPRSWVSEYFDDEAAAKSLAALERADAMLMGRNTYEYFAPAWPRASGPYAERVNSIRKYVFSSKLASVEWRNSTLVAGDPVAAVRELKAGGDGDLVIYGYGRLARTLLEHGLVDELRVDVNPVMVGAGTPLFQPGARRPLALASVERRGPGVVTLVYVPA; encoded by the coding sequence ATGCGGAAGCTCGTGGTGGGTTGTCTGGTCTCGGTGGACGGGGTGCACGGGGAGCCGCGGTCCTGGGTGTCGGAGTACTTCGACGACGAGGCGGCGGCGAAGTCGTTGGCGGCACTGGAGCGGGCCGACGCGATGCTGATGGGGCGCAACACCTACGAGTACTTCGCACCGGCCTGGCCGCGGGCGAGCGGGCCGTACGCGGAGCGGGTGAACTCGATCCGGAAGTACGTGTTCTCCTCGAAGCTGGCCTCGGTCGAGTGGCGGAACTCGACGCTGGTGGCCGGGGATCCGGTGGCCGCGGTGCGGGAGCTGAAGGCCGGCGGCGACGGAGACCTGGTGATCTACGGGTACGGGCGGCTGGCGCGGACGTTGCTGGAGCACGGGCTGGTGGATGAGTTGCGGGTGGACGTGAACCCGGTGATGGTGGGCGCCGGCACGCCGTTGTTCCAGCCGGGTGCGCGGCGGCCGCTGGCGCTGGCCTCGGTGGAGCGGCGGGGGCCCGGGGTGGTCACGCTGGTGTACGTGCCCGCTTGA
- a CDS encoding bacteriophage spanin2 family protein codes for MRAARPVATALLTLGLFGALAGCGAVQEAANTANKVGDAANKATLCIDALKLASFTPNVADPQKAVEETQKKAKEMEALAAKAGDTTLKGALDGMAKTMNEVTLKDFGPESVANWMKEKADQVAKLTTACG; via the coding sequence ATGCGCGCAGCTCGTCCAGTGGCCACCGCTCTGCTGACCCTGGGCCTGTTCGGCGCCCTTGCCGGCTGCGGCGCCGTCCAGGAGGCGGCCAACACCGCGAACAAGGTGGGCGACGCGGCCAACAAGGCCACGCTGTGCATCGACGCGCTCAAGCTGGCCAGCTTCACCCCGAACGTCGCGGACCCGCAGAAGGCAGTCGAGGAGACCCAGAAGAAGGCCAAGGAGATGGAGGCGCTGGCCGCCAAGGCCGGTGACACCACGCTCAAGGGCGCCCTCGACGGCATGGCCAAGACCATGAACGAGGTCACCCTGAAGGACTTCGGCCCGGAGTCCGTGGCCAACTGGATGAAGGAGAAGGCCGACCAGGTGGCCAAGCTGACCACCGCCTGCGGCTGA
- a CDS encoding TIGR03086 family metal-binding protein — MLTNELLVLHRRAVLDSVAAVDQVEVADLIRPTPCADWTLAELLAHMTVQHHGFAAAAEGNGADPEVWRVRPLGPDPVREYRAAADRVLAAFAAEGVPAREFALAEFGASFPAARAIGFHLIDYVVHGWDVARALGNPYRLAPELVEVSSRIAFAVPDDGDRRRSGAPFRPALAAEGGANGADLVVAGAIAALAGLTTRRTRSRGWDVFPGCGGSARCGRWGGRRAGRGNRGG, encoded by the coding sequence ATGCTTACGAATGAGTTGCTGGTCCTGCACCGCCGCGCCGTGCTGGACAGCGTCGCCGCGGTCGACCAGGTTGAGGTCGCGGACCTGATCCGGCCGACCCCGTGCGCGGACTGGACGCTGGCGGAACTGCTGGCGCACATGACCGTGCAGCACCACGGGTTCGCGGCCGCGGCCGAGGGGAACGGGGCGGATCCCGAGGTGTGGCGGGTGCGGCCGCTCGGGCCGGATCCGGTGCGGGAGTACCGGGCGGCGGCGGACCGGGTGCTCGCGGCGTTCGCGGCTGAGGGGGTGCCGGCGCGGGAGTTCGCGCTGGCGGAATTCGGCGCTTCGTTCCCGGCGGCGCGGGCGATCGGGTTTCATCTGATCGACTACGTGGTGCACGGGTGGGATGTGGCGCGGGCGCTGGGGAATCCGTACCGGCTGGCGCCGGAGCTGGTGGAGGTTTCGTCGCGGATCGCGTTCGCGGTGCCGGATGATGGGGATCGGCGGCGTTCGGGGGCGCCGTTCCGGCCCGCGTTGGCCGCCGAGGGGGGAGCCAATGGAGCGGATCTTGTTGTGGCTGGGGCGATCGCCGCGCTGGCCGGACTGACAACGCGACGGACACGGTCGAGGGGGTGGGATGTTTTCCCTGGATGTGGTGGGTCGGCGAGGTGCGGTCGGTGGGGTGGCCGACGAGCTGGCCGGGGAAATCGTGGTGGATGA
- a CDS encoding MarR family transcriptional regulator, whose product MTGRRRDLAAMIVPLERALIAAELPILRAHGLSMWAYAVLTAVDEGPIRTQVALAQAIGADKTRIIGVLDELQQAGLIERRPDPADRRARLVSITEKGRKLRRTAQAAIQANEDRVLARLPAAERAAFLRALAVLSALPPAEITG is encoded by the coding sequence ATGACCGGGCGCCGTCGTGACCTCGCGGCCATGATCGTGCCGTTGGAGCGGGCGTTGATCGCCGCTGAGCTGCCGATCCTGCGGGCGCACGGGCTGTCCATGTGGGCCTACGCGGTGCTGACCGCGGTGGACGAGGGGCCGATCCGCACCCAGGTCGCGCTGGCCCAGGCCATCGGCGCGGACAAGACCCGGATCATCGGGGTGCTGGACGAGCTCCAGCAGGCCGGGCTGATCGAGCGCCGTCCGGACCCGGCCGACCGGCGGGCCCGGCTGGTCTCGATCACCGAGAAGGGCCGGAAGCTGCGCCGGACGGCCCAGGCCGCGATCCAGGCCAACGAGGACCGGGTGCTGGCGCGGCTGCCCGCCGCCGAGCGGGCCGCGTTCCTGCGGGCGCTGGCCGTGCTCTCCGCGTTGCCGCCGGCGGAGATCACCGGCTGA
- a CDS encoding glycosyl hydrolase family 18 protein, producing MGLAAPSSAEPAAAPSAEPVAAAALPPGFRSVGYMPSWSGNVNSIQYRKLTHINYAFVLPNANGTLQAVPDPNKLRSLVTQGHSNGVKVSLAIGGWNDGNDSAFEALARSANTRTAFVNAVVNVINQYNLDGVDIDWEYPDPGASGNNFTALMQQLSGALKPKGKLLTAAVVSGGNTANGVQPAVFGVVDFLNIMAYDGGSPHANYQWSIDSVNGWKARGLPANKAVLGVPFYSRPSYLTYAQIVAMDPANANKDCVQASGAQQCYNGIPTIKRKTQWAKTNAGGIMNWELSQDTSNNTSLLSAIFDAAGS from the coding sequence ATGGGACTCGCCGCGCCGAGTAGCGCCGAACCGGCCGCCGCGCCGTCGGCCGAGCCGGTGGCCGCGGCTGCGCTACCGCCCGGTTTCCGCAGCGTCGGCTACATGCCGTCCTGGTCCGGCAACGTCAACAGCATCCAGTACCGCAAGCTCACGCACATCAACTACGCCTTCGTGCTGCCCAACGCCAACGGGACCCTGCAAGCGGTGCCGGACCCGAACAAGCTGCGCTCGCTGGTGACCCAGGGCCACAGCAACGGCGTCAAGGTGTCGCTGGCCATCGGTGGCTGGAACGACGGCAACGACTCGGCCTTCGAGGCACTGGCGCGCAGCGCGAACACCCGGACCGCCTTCGTCAACGCGGTGGTCAACGTGATCAACCAGTACAACCTGGACGGGGTCGACATCGACTGGGAGTACCCGGACCCCGGCGCCTCCGGCAACAACTTCACCGCGCTGATGCAGCAGCTCAGCGGCGCGCTCAAGCCCAAGGGCAAGCTGCTCACCGCGGCCGTGGTCTCCGGCGGCAACACCGCCAACGGCGTGCAGCCCGCGGTGTTCGGCGTGGTCGACTTCCTCAACATCATGGCCTACGACGGCGGCAGCCCGCACGCCAACTACCAGTGGTCGATCGACTCGGTCAACGGCTGGAAGGCCCGTGGCCTGCCGGCGAACAAGGCGGTGCTCGGCGTGCCGTTCTACAGCAGGCCGAGCTACCTGACCTACGCCCAGATCGTGGCGATGGACCCGGCCAACGCCAATAAGGACTGCGTCCAGGCCAGCGGCGCCCAGCAGTGCTACAACGGCATCCCCACCATCAAGCGCAAGACCCAGTGGGCCAAGACGAACGCCGGCGGCATCATGAACTGGGAGCTCTCCCAGGACACCAGCAACAACACCTCCCTGCTCAGCGCGATCTTCGACGCGGCAGGCAGCTAG
- a CDS encoding glycosyltransferase, with translation MTSQRALRIVIGADTFPPDVNGAANFAHRLASGLVAQGHDVHVLCPAPDVSAELLAGSHAMDGITVHHVRSHRWPFYQKFRFSTPWQANRTATELLRELQPDVVHVQAHFVVGRALAKAAPALGIPLVATNHFMPENLFALVKMPGWLRAGSARLAWRDLVSVFGRAQVVTAPTPRAVQLLQDNKLGREALAISCGIDIEKYRRAQPQPAGPGRTVLFVGRLDEEKRVNELLEALAKLPEELDVRAEIVGDGSCRGSLEALADRLGVRERVTFHGHLSDAELLAAYARCDLFCMPGIAELQSLVTMEAMAAGKPVVAADAMALPHLVRPGRNGWLFPPGNVLALAARLTQTLSNPEMLATMGKASETMIAEHAIANTIGRFERIYRDLVTAAPAQLRPAPKRAPRRERELSRTA, from the coding sequence ATGACCAGTCAGCGTGCTCTCCGCATCGTCATCGGCGCCGACACCTTCCCGCCGGATGTCAACGGGGCGGCCAACTTCGCCCACCGCCTGGCCTCGGGCCTGGTCGCCCAGGGCCACGACGTGCACGTGCTCTGCCCGGCCCCGGACGTCTCGGCGGAGCTGCTGGCCGGCTCGCACGCGATGGACGGGATCACCGTGCACCACGTGCGCTCGCACCGCTGGCCCTTCTACCAGAAGTTCCGGTTCTCGACGCCGTGGCAGGCGAACCGGACCGCCACCGAGCTGCTGCGCGAGCTGCAGCCGGACGTGGTGCACGTGCAGGCGCACTTCGTGGTCGGCCGCGCGCTGGCCAAGGCCGCGCCCGCGCTGGGCATCCCGCTGGTGGCCACCAACCACTTCATGCCGGAGAACCTGTTCGCGCTGGTGAAGATGCCCGGCTGGCTGCGTGCCGGCAGCGCCCGGCTGGCCTGGCGGGACCTGGTGTCGGTGTTCGGCCGCGCCCAGGTGGTCACCGCGCCCACCCCGCGCGCGGTGCAGCTGTTGCAGGACAACAAGCTCGGCCGGGAGGCGCTGGCCATCTCCTGCGGCATCGACATCGAGAAGTACCGCCGCGCCCAGCCGCAGCCCGCTGGTCCGGGCCGGACCGTGCTGTTCGTCGGCAGGCTGGACGAGGAGAAGCGGGTCAACGAGCTGCTGGAGGCGCTGGCCAAGCTGCCCGAGGAGCTGGACGTGCGGGCCGAGATCGTCGGCGACGGCAGCTGCCGCGGCAGCCTGGAAGCGCTGGCCGACCGCCTCGGCGTGCGCGAGCGGGTCACCTTCCACGGCCACCTCAGCGACGCCGAGCTGCTGGCCGCCTACGCCCGCTGCGACCTGTTCTGCATGCCCGGCATCGCCGAGCTGCAGAGCCTGGTCACCATGGAGGCGATGGCCGCGGGCAAGCCGGTGGTGGCCGCGGACGCGATGGCTCTGCCGCACCTGGTGCGCCCCGGCCGCAACGGCTGGCTGTTCCCGCCCGGCAACGTGCTCGCGCTGGCCGCCCGGCTCACCCAGACCCTGAGCAACCCGGAGATGCTGGCCACCATGGGCAAGGCCAGCGAGACCATGATCGCCGAGCACGCCATCGCGAACACCATCGGCCGGTTCGAGCGGATCTACCGCGACCTGGTGACCGCCGCGCCCGCCCAGCTCCGCCCCGCCCCCAAGCGGGCCCCGCGCCGGGAGCGCGAACTCTCCCGCACTGCCTGA
- the htpG gene encoding molecular chaperone HtpG, whose protein sequence is MTSPTETLEFQSEARQLLQLMIHSIYSNKDTFLRELVSNASDALDKLRLATYRDKDLVADADDLHIEIATDPEARTLTVRDNGIGMSREEVVSLIGTIAKSGTAEFLRKLKETQDAAASQDLIGQFGVGFYASFMVADRVTLVTRKAGESEGVRWESEGAGTYTIGPAEDAPQGTSVTLHLKPEDAEDNLFDYTDPAKIREIVKRYSDFLTWPIRMAKPSTGEEDGGQELETVNSMKALWARSQSEVTEEEYADFYKHISHDWTGPLETVRLNAEGTFEYQALLFIPSRAPMDLFMRDAKRGVQLYVKRVFIMDDCEELVPEYLRFVKGVVDAADLSLNVSREILQQDRQIQLIRKRLVKKVLATVKTLQSDKPESYQTFWTEFSRAVKEGLLSDPDNRETILEICSFASTHDAEKLTTLREYVERMKDGQQHIYFLTGESRQSIENSPHMEALAAKGYEVLILTDPIDEMWVDAVSGFDGKQFQSIAKGQVDLDSEEEKKATEVAREAKQKEYEPLLTWLGTTLSDTVKEVRLSTRLTTSPACIVGDTYDLTPTLEKMYRAMGQDLPPIKRILELNPDHGLVTALRTAHADRPEDEALTETAELLYNMALLAEGGDLPDPARFTKLLAGRLEKTL, encoded by the coding sequence GTGACCAGCCCGACCGAAACGCTCGAGTTCCAGTCCGAGGCCCGTCAGCTCCTGCAGCTGATGATCCATTCGATCTACTCGAACAAGGACACCTTCCTGCGCGAGCTGGTGTCCAACGCCTCGGACGCGCTGGACAAGCTGCGCCTGGCCACCTACCGGGACAAGGACCTGGTGGCCGACGCGGACGATCTGCACATCGAGATCGCCACCGACCCGGAGGCCCGCACGCTGACCGTGCGGGACAACGGGATCGGCATGAGCCGGGAGGAGGTGGTCAGCCTCATCGGCACCATCGCCAAGTCCGGCACCGCGGAGTTCCTGCGCAAGCTGAAGGAGACCCAGGACGCGGCCGCCTCCCAGGACCTGATCGGCCAGTTCGGCGTCGGCTTCTACGCCAGCTTCATGGTCGCCGACCGGGTCACCCTGGTCACCAGGAAGGCAGGCGAGTCCGAGGGCGTGCGCTGGGAGTCCGAGGGCGCGGGCACCTACACCATCGGCCCCGCCGAGGACGCGCCCCAGGGCACCTCGGTGACCCTGCACCTCAAGCCGGAGGACGCCGAGGACAACCTCTTCGACTACACCGACCCGGCCAAGATCCGCGAGATCGTCAAGCGCTACTCCGACTTCCTGACCTGGCCGATCCGGATGGCCAAGCCGTCCACCGGCGAGGAGGACGGCGGCCAGGAGCTGGAGACGGTCAACTCGATGAAGGCGCTCTGGGCGCGCAGCCAGAGCGAGGTCACCGAGGAGGAGTACGCCGATTTCTACAAGCACATCAGCCACGACTGGACCGGCCCGCTGGAGACGGTGCGGCTCAACGCCGAGGGCACCTTCGAGTACCAGGCGCTGCTGTTCATCCCGTCCAGGGCGCCGATGGACCTGTTCATGCGGGACGCCAAGCGCGGCGTGCAGCTCTACGTCAAGCGCGTGTTCATCATGGACGACTGCGAGGAGCTGGTCCCGGAGTACCTGCGCTTCGTCAAGGGCGTGGTGGACGCGGCTGACCTGTCCCTCAACGTCAGCCGCGAGATCCTGCAGCAGGACCGCCAGATCCAGCTGATCCGCAAGCGCCTGGTGAAGAAGGTCCTGGCCACGGTGAAGACGCTCCAGTCGGACAAGCCGGAGTCCTACCAGACCTTCTGGACCGAGTTCAGCCGCGCGGTCAAGGAAGGCCTGCTCTCCGACCCGGACAACCGCGAGACCATCCTGGAGATCTGCTCCTTCGCCTCCACGCATGACGCGGAGAAGCTGACCACGCTGCGCGAGTACGTGGAGCGGATGAAGGACGGCCAGCAGCACATCTACTTCCTCACCGGCGAGTCCCGGCAGAGCATCGAGAACTCCCCGCACATGGAAGCGCTGGCCGCCAAGGGCTACGAGGTGCTGATCCTGACCGACCCCATCGACGAGATGTGGGTGGACGCGGTCAGCGGCTTCGACGGCAAGCAGTTCCAGTCCATCGCCAAGGGCCAGGTGGACCTGGACTCCGAGGAGGAGAAGAAGGCCACCGAGGTCGCCCGCGAGGCCAAGCAGAAGGAGTACGAGCCCCTGCTGACCTGGCTGGGCACCACCCTGTCCGACACGGTCAAGGAAGTCCGCCTCAGCACCCGCCTCACCACCAGCCCCGCCTGCATCGTCGGCGACACCTACGACCTCACCCCAACCCTGGAGAAGATGTACCGCGCCATGGGCCAGGACCTCCCACCCATCAAGCGCATCCTGGAGCTGAACCCGGACCACGGCCTGGTCACCGCCCTGCGCACCGCCCACGCGGACCGCCCGGAGGACGAGGCCCTGACCGAGACCGCCGAACTCCTCTACAACATGGCCCTGCTCGCCGAAGGCGGCGACCTGCCCGACCCAGCCCGCTTCACCAAACTCCTGGCCGGCCGCCTGGAGAAGACGCTCTGA
- a CDS encoding MFS transporter, with translation MRELPRSFRRVWAGESISMLGDYSYDVAFVWLVQSVTGSTAATLAAVMVSIAVPRGALLLVGGGVTDRLSPRTVMLLTHLVRAGGVLALAALNATGTIQIWHLFVFGVLSGVAEAFFWPASTSILPSLVPDEQLPRANALLGMSEQFGRLAGPLGGGVLIALSGTTTAMLVNAATFLIAAATLRGAPKGTRPERPETPLWREIGVGLRYARDSVPMRIVLLLVTAATLSYAGLFAVGLPALAKELSNSPIALGALVASWGLGQLIGAFSASLTGLPQRWGLLIISMTLFEGLAFALVGFLPSVWVAAVVLAVLGVGVAYSSDVALPAFVQSTAPRELLGRVNSIVDLPRMTLDSVSIALMGLLITIDVRWAFAMAAVPMLAVGTGLAFSRTAREMRAGERA, from the coding sequence GTGCGCGAACTCCCGCGGTCGTTCCGGCGTGTCTGGGCGGGCGAGTCGATCTCCATGCTCGGCGACTACAGCTACGACGTGGCCTTCGTCTGGCTGGTGCAGTCGGTCACCGGCTCCACCGCCGCGACCCTGGCCGCCGTGATGGTCTCGATCGCGGTCCCCCGAGGTGCGTTGCTGCTGGTCGGCGGCGGGGTCACGGACCGGCTCTCGCCACGCACGGTCATGCTGCTCACCCACCTGGTGCGAGCAGGCGGCGTGCTCGCCCTGGCCGCGCTCAACGCCACCGGAACCATCCAGATCTGGCACCTGTTCGTCTTCGGCGTGCTCTCCGGCGTCGCCGAGGCCTTCTTCTGGCCGGCCAGCACGAGCATCCTGCCCTCGCTGGTCCCCGACGAGCAGCTGCCCAGGGCGAACGCCCTGCTCGGCATGAGCGAGCAGTTCGGCCGCCTGGCCGGCCCACTCGGCGGCGGCGTGCTGATCGCGCTGAGCGGCACCACCACGGCCATGCTGGTGAACGCGGCCACCTTCCTGATCGCGGCCGCGACCCTGCGCGGCGCGCCCAAGGGAACCCGCCCGGAACGGCCGGAGACCCCGCTGTGGCGGGAGATCGGCGTCGGCCTGCGCTACGCCCGCGACAGCGTGCCGATGCGGATCGTGCTGCTGCTGGTCACCGCCGCCACCCTGTCCTACGCCGGCCTGTTCGCCGTCGGCCTGCCCGCCCTGGCCAAGGAGCTGTCCAACAGCCCGATCGCCCTCGGCGCGCTGGTCGCCTCCTGGGGCCTGGGCCAGCTGATCGGCGCCTTCAGCGCTTCACTCACCGGCCTCCCCCAGCGCTGGGGCCTGCTGATCATCAGCATGACCCTGTTCGAGGGCCTGGCGTTCGCGCTGGTCGGCTTCCTGCCCAGCGTGTGGGTCGCGGCCGTGGTGCTCGCGGTGCTCGGCGTCGGGGTCGCGTACTCCAGCGACGTGGCCCTGCCCGCCTTCGTGCAGAGCACCGCCCCCCGCGAACTACTCGGCCGGGTGAACAGCATCGTCGACCTGCCGCGCATGACCCTGGACTCGGTCTCGATCGCGCTGATGGGGCTGCTGATCACGATCGACGTGCGGTGGGCCTTCGCGATGGCGGCGGTGCCGATGCTCGCGGTCGGGACCGGACTGGCGTTCAGCCGGACCGCCCGCGAGATGCGCGCGGGCGAACGCGCCTAG
- a CDS encoding cytochrome P450, with product MPGEAGVPEKHFRYLQGTRPIGHYRAEHDARREEHPAFRSTADGGYWVVTRMAPLRELFNDPGTFSNSGLTLLDPEPAEPAIPMQLDPPLHTAWRKPLMSEFSPARARALDPVIRARCTELIDAVIDRGSCDFVADIAQRLPVSVFLTMLDLPQTELDRFLAWEEAVLRPDGDPEGLDSVRAEVRGYFADLLASRQAEPGDDLVSRMTTWRVDGRVPTSAELTNLLFVLFIAGLDTISAQLSYAFWHLATHEEHRARLVREPEVIPSAVEELLRYYDIILDGRRVTEDVELAGCPMRKGDLVLLLSGAANRDPREFERADEVLLDRSPNRHLTFGWGIHRCVGAHLARQELKVVFEEWHRRIPDYRIPAGFEVRERAFVQLSVESLPLRWDGPSR from the coding sequence ATGCCCGGCGAGGCGGGGGTTCCCGAGAAGCACTTCCGGTACCTGCAAGGCACCCGGCCGATCGGTCACTACCGGGCCGAGCACGACGCCCGCAGGGAGGAGCACCCGGCCTTCCGCAGCACCGCCGACGGCGGCTACTGGGTGGTCACCCGGATGGCTCCTCTCCGGGAGCTGTTCAACGACCCGGGAACTTTCTCCAACAGCGGCCTGACCCTGCTGGACCCCGAACCGGCCGAGCCCGCGATCCCGATGCAGCTGGACCCGCCGCTGCACACCGCGTGGCGGAAACCGCTGATGAGCGAGTTCTCCCCGGCCAGGGCCCGCGCGCTGGACCCGGTCATCCGGGCCCGCTGCACCGAGCTGATCGACGCGGTGATCGACCGCGGCTCCTGCGACTTCGTCGCCGACATCGCGCAGCGGCTGCCGGTCTCGGTGTTCCTGACCATGCTCGACCTGCCGCAGACCGAGCTGGACCGCTTCCTGGCCTGGGAGGAGGCGGTGCTGCGCCCGGACGGCGATCCGGAGGGCCTGGACTCGGTGCGCGCCGAGGTGCGCGGCTACTTCGCCGACCTGCTGGCCAGCCGCCAGGCCGAGCCCGGCGACGACCTGGTCAGCCGGATGACCACCTGGCGGGTGGACGGCCGGGTGCCGACCAGCGCCGAGCTGACCAACCTGCTGTTCGTGCTGTTCATCGCGGGCCTGGACACCATCTCCGCGCAGCTGTCCTACGCGTTCTGGCACCTGGCCACGCACGAGGAGCACCGCGCGCGGCTGGTCCGCGAACCCGAGGTCATCCCCAGCGCGGTGGAGGAGCTGCTGCGCTACTACGACATCATCCTGGACGGCCGCCGGGTGACCGAGGACGTCGAGCTGGCCGGCTGCCCGATGCGCAAGGGCGACCTGGTGCTGCTGCTCTCCGGCGCGGCCAACCGCGATCCGCGGGAGTTCGAGCGGGCCGATGAGGTGCTGCTGGACCGCAGTCCGAACCGGCACCTCACCTTCGGCTGGGGAATTCACCGCTGCGTCGGCGCGCACCTGGCCCGGCAGGAGCTGAAGGTGGTGTTCGAGGAATGGCACCGGCGAATTCCGGACTACCGGATTCCGGCCGGATTCGAGGTGCGGGAGCGGGCTTTTGTCCAGCTCAGCGTGGAAAGCCTGCCGCTGCGCTGGGACGGCCCGAGCCGATGA
- a CDS encoding RNA polymerase subunit sigma-70, with protein sequence MEFLDQAEVYRRELLAHCYRMLGSVDDAEDVVQETYLRAWRASAGFEGRSSVRTWLYRIATNACLSALRKRDRRVLPSGLGAASGDPDAVLEPGDGVSWVQPLPDMLVRAEAADPAGVAVAREGLRLALVASLQHLSGKQRAVLVLRDVLGWPAAEVAAVLELNVGAVKSLLQRARARLAAVAPIAEEVLAPEDPRARALLSAYMAAFERADAAAVQRLLLRDASLEMTPVRTWFAGLSACVPFLARHVLGEPGSWRTVATAANGQPALAAYLRGEDGRYHGHGVGVLTVTAGGISRISVFGDLELLPRFGLPTVLPAT encoded by the coding sequence GTGGAGTTCCTTGACCAGGCCGAGGTGTACCGGCGGGAGCTGCTGGCGCACTGCTACCGCATGCTGGGGTCGGTGGACGACGCCGAGGACGTGGTGCAGGAGACCTATCTGCGCGCCTGGCGGGCCAGCGCGGGGTTCGAGGGGCGGTCCTCGGTGCGCACCTGGCTGTACCGGATCGCCACCAACGCCTGCCTGAGCGCGTTGCGGAAGCGGGACCGGCGGGTGCTGCCGTCCGGGCTGGGTGCGGCCTCGGGCGATCCGGACGCGGTGCTGGAACCGGGTGACGGGGTCAGCTGGGTGCAGCCGCTGCCGGACATGCTGGTGCGGGCCGAGGCCGCGGATCCGGCGGGGGTGGCGGTGGCCAGGGAGGGTCTGCGGCTGGCACTGGTGGCGAGTTTGCAGCACCTGTCCGGCAAGCAGCGCGCGGTGCTGGTGCTGCGGGACGTGCTCGGGTGGCCGGCGGCGGAGGTGGCCGCGGTGCTGGAGTTGAACGTGGGGGCGGTGAAGAGCCTGTTGCAGCGGGCGCGGGCGCGGCTGGCCGCGGTGGCGCCCATAGCGGAGGAGGTGCTGGCGCCGGAGGATCCGCGGGCGCGGGCACTGCTTTCCGCTTATATGGCGGCGTTCGAGCGCGCGGACGCGGCGGCGGTGCAGCGGTTGTTGTTGCGGGACGCCAGTTTGGAGATGACGCCGGTGCGGACCTGGTTCGCCGGGCTCTCCGCCTGCGTGCCGTTCCTGGCCCGGCACGTGCTCGGCGAACCCGGCAGCTGGCGGACCGTGGCCACCGCGGCGAACGGGCAGCCCGCGCTGGCCGCGTACCTGCGCGGCGAGGACGGGCGTTACCACGGTCACGGGGTCGGCGTGCTCACCGTGACGGCGGGCGGGATCAGCCGGATCAGCGTGTTCGGCGACCTGGAGTTGTTGCCGCGCTTCGGTTTGCCGACGGTGCTGCCCGCCACCTGA
- a CDS encoding 50S ribosomal protein L11 methyltransferase, translated as MTGSAIARLTAPDREVLVRTRQLGDPAPALLVPSLGEYPVYDDRLYHFMLDDQLRNDRYAAAIARHAPGRTVLDIGTGQEAVWALAAARAGARHVWAVEVLPEAARQARETVSRAGFADRVTVLEGLSTEVHLPERADVCVSEIIGNLGGAEGAGAVLRDARDRLVRRDGVFIPHRSATTVVALDLDHAAPGGRPGFAELALPYLEHVFSSVGRPFDVRACIPALRRRAHLSGAAEVEPLDFGGELVPESSQDRELVITRRGTLHGFALGVRLWVSAAESPIDSLTQRCNWFPVYAPLSAGGLPVTRGDRLTFSFSTTLSNDGVHPDYRLDGHLHTASGSVPLSWTSTHHDDGFRANSFYRALFPMAGSPGR; from the coding sequence ATGACCGGTTCCGCGATCGCCCGCCTGACCGCACCGGACCGCGAAGTGCTGGTGCGCACCCGTCAGCTCGGCGACCCGGCGCCCGCGCTGCTGGTGCCCTCACTCGGCGAGTACCCGGTCTACGACGACCGGCTGTACCACTTCATGCTCGACGACCAGCTGCGCAACGACCGCTACGCCGCGGCCATCGCCCGGCACGCGCCCGGCCGCACCGTGCTGGACATCGGCACCGGGCAGGAGGCGGTGTGGGCACTGGCCGCGGCCAGGGCGGGCGCGCGGCACGTGTGGGCGGTCGAGGTGCTGCCCGAGGCGGCCCGGCAGGCCCGCGAGACGGTGTCGCGGGCCGGGTTCGCCGACCGGGTCACCGTGCTGGAGGGCCTGTCCACCGAGGTCCACCTGCCCGAACGCGCCGACGTGTGCGTCTCGGAGATCATCGGCAACCTGGGCGGCGCGGAGGGCGCCGGCGCGGTGCTGCGCGATGCCCGGGACCGGCTGGTGCGCCGGGACGGGGTGTTCATCCCGCACCGCAGCGCCACCACGGTGGTCGCGCTGGACCTGGACCACGCCGCGCCCGGCGGGCGGCCGGGGTTCGCCGAGCTCGCCCTGCCCTACCTGGAACACGTGTTCAGCTCGGTGGGCAGGCCCTTCGACGTGCGCGCCTGCATCCCCGCCCTGCGCCGCCGCGCGCACCTCTCCGGCGCGGCCGAGGTCGAGCCGCTGGACTTCGGCGGCGAGCTGGTCCCGGAGAGCAGCCAGGACCGGGAGCTGGTCATCACCCGCCGCGGCACCCTGCACGGCTTCGCCCTCGGCGTGCGGCTGTGGGTGAGCGCGGCGGAGAGCCCGATCGACTCGCTCACCCAGCGCTGCAACTGGTTCCCGGTCTACGCCCCGCTCTCCGCCGGTGGCCTGCCGGTGACCAGGGGCGACCGCCTGACCTTCAGCTTCAGCACCACGCTGAGCAACGACGGCGTGCACCCGGACTACCGGCTGGACGGCCACCTGCACACCGCCTCCGGCTCGGTGCCGCTGTCCTGGACCTCCACCCATCACGACGACGGGTTCCGGGCGAACTCCTTCTACCGCGCTCTTTTCCCCATGGCCGGTTCGCCAGGCCGGTAG